Proteins encoded in a region of the Ursus arctos isolate Adak ecotype North America unplaced genomic scaffold, UrsArc2.0 scaffold_2, whole genome shotgun sequence genome:
- the NTAN1 gene encoding protein N-terminal asparagine amidohydrolase isoform X6, with amino-acid sequence MSGGSISILGSDDATTCHIVVLRHTGNGATCLTHCDGTDTRAEVPLIMSSIRSFSEHAQCGRLEVHLVGGFSDDRQLSQKLTHQLLSEFDRQEEDIHLVTLCVTELNDREENENHFPIIYGIAVNIKTAEIYRASFPDRGPEEELRAARALTGGPMISIYDAKTEQLRIGPYSWMPFPHVDFWLQQDDKQILERTVPWKPGPALQKERRWLMGKDLFSRKLNPGSPKTATCWPDRDRGGCTERASDFTSAEA; translated from the exons ATGTCTGGAG GCTCCATCTCCATTCTGGGTTCTGATGATGCCACCACTTGTCACATTGTGGTCCTGAGGCACACAG GTAACGGGGCCACCTGCTTGACCCACTGCGATGGAACCGACACCAGAGCGGAGGTCCCCTTGATCATGAGCTCCATCAGATCCTTTTCTGAGCACGCTCAGTGTGGAAG GCTGGAGGTGCACCTCGTGGGCGGCTTCAGTGACGACAGGCAGTTGTCACAGAAGCTTACTCATCAGCTTCTTA GTGAATTTGACAGACAAGAGGAGGACATTCACTTAGTGACATTATGTGTGACAG aattaaatgaccgggaagaaaatgaaaaccacttTCCAATAATTTATGGCATCG CTGTCAACATTAAGACTGCAGAGATTTACAGAGCATCCTTCCCAGATCGGGGTCCAGAGGAGGAGCTTCGTGCTGCCCGAGCTTTAACAGGAGGACCA ATGATTAGTATTTACGACGCGAAGACAGAACAACTGCGCATAGGACCGTACTCCTGGATGCCGTTTCCACATGTGGATTTCTGGCTGCAGCAGGATGATAAGCAAATACTAGAG CGCACTGTTCCCTGGAAACCAGGCCCTGCTCTACAGAAAGAACGAAGGTGGCTTATGGGAAAAGATCTCTTCTCCAGGAAGCTGAACCCAGGATCACCAAAGACGGCAACTTGTTGGCCTGACCGAGACCGTGGGGGTTGCACGGAACGCGCGTCAGACTTTACATCCGCTGAGGCCTAG
- the NTAN1 gene encoding protein N-terminal asparagine amidohydrolase isoform X7, whose product MSGGNGATCLTHCDGTDTRAEVPLIMSSIRSFSEHAQCGRLEVHLVGGFSDDRQLSQKLTHQLLSEFDRQEEDIHLVTLCVTELNDREENENHFPIIYGIAVNIKTAEIYRASFPDRGPEEELRAARALTGGPMISIYDAKTEQLRIGPYSWMPFPHVDFWLQQDDKQILENLSTSPLAEPPHFVEHIRSTLMFLKKHPSPTSALFPGNQALLYRKNEGGLWEKISSPGS is encoded by the exons ATGTCTGGAG GTAACGGGGCCACCTGCTTGACCCACTGCGATGGAACCGACACCAGAGCGGAGGTCCCCTTGATCATGAGCTCCATCAGATCCTTTTCTGAGCACGCTCAGTGTGGAAG GCTGGAGGTGCACCTCGTGGGCGGCTTCAGTGACGACAGGCAGTTGTCACAGAAGCTTACTCATCAGCTTCTTA GTGAATTTGACAGACAAGAGGAGGACATTCACTTAGTGACATTATGTGTGACAG aattaaatgaccgggaagaaaatgaaaaccacttTCCAATAATTTATGGCATCG CTGTCAACATTAAGACTGCAGAGATTTACAGAGCATCCTTCCCAGATCGGGGTCCAGAGGAGGAGCTTCGTGCTGCCCGAGCTTTAACAGGAGGACCA ATGATTAGTATTTACGACGCGAAGACAGAACAACTGCGCATAGGACCGTACTCCTGGATGCCGTTTCCACATGTGGATTTCTGGCTGCAGCAGGATGATAAGCAAATACTAGAG AACCTTTCCACTTCGCCTCTGGCCGAGCCACCCCACTTTGTGGAACATATTAGGTCTAccttgatgtttttaaaaaaacacccgTCTCCCACCAGCGCACTGTTCCCTGGAAACCAGGCCCTGCTCTACAGAAAGAACGAAGGTGGCTTATGGGAAAAGATCTCTTCTCCAGGAAGCTGA
- the NTAN1 gene encoding protein N-terminal asparagine amidohydrolase isoform X4, whose translation MPLLVEGRRVRLPQSAGDLVRAHPCLEERARLLRGQSVQQVGPQGLLYVQQRELAVTSPQDGNGATCLTHCDGTDTRAEVPLIMSSIRSFSEHAQCGRLEVHLVGGFSDDRQLSQKLTHQLLSEFDRQEEDIHLVTLCVTELNDREENENHFPIIYGIAVNIKTAEIYRASFPDRGPEEELRAARALTGGPMISIYDAKTEQLRIGPYSWMPFPHVDFWLQQDDKQILERTVPWKPGPALQKERRWLMGKDLFSRKLNPGSPKTATCWPDRDRGGCTERASDFTSAEA comes from the exons ATGCCGCTGCTCGTCGAGGGGCGGCGAGTGCGGCTGCCGCAGTCCGCCGGGGACCTCGTGCGAGCCCATCCATGTCTGGAG GAAAGAGCCAGACTTCTCAGAGGTCAGTCTGTTCAACAAGTGGGACCCCAGGGCCTTCTGTATGTTCAGCAAAGAGAGCTGGCAGTGACCTCCCCACAGGATG GTAACGGGGCCACCTGCTTGACCCACTGCGATGGAACCGACACCAGAGCGGAGGTCCCCTTGATCATGAGCTCCATCAGATCCTTTTCTGAGCACGCTCAGTGTGGAAG GCTGGAGGTGCACCTCGTGGGCGGCTTCAGTGACGACAGGCAGTTGTCACAGAAGCTTACTCATCAGCTTCTTA GTGAATTTGACAGACAAGAGGAGGACATTCACTTAGTGACATTATGTGTGACAG aattaaatgaccgggaagaaaatgaaaaccacttTCCAATAATTTATGGCATCG CTGTCAACATTAAGACTGCAGAGATTTACAGAGCATCCTTCCCAGATCGGGGTCCAGAGGAGGAGCTTCGTGCTGCCCGAGCTTTAACAGGAGGACCA ATGATTAGTATTTACGACGCGAAGACAGAACAACTGCGCATAGGACCGTACTCCTGGATGCCGTTTCCACATGTGGATTTCTGGCTGCAGCAGGATGATAAGCAAATACTAGAG CGCACTGTTCCCTGGAAACCAGGCCCTGCTCTACAGAAAGAACGAAGGTGGCTTATGGGAAAAGATCTCTTCTCCAGGAAGCTGAACCCAGGATCACCAAAGACGGCAACTTGTTGGCCTGACCGAGACCGTGGGGGTTGCACGGAACGCGCGTCAGACTTTACATCCGCTGAGGCCTAG
- the NTAN1 gene encoding protein N-terminal asparagine amidohydrolase isoform X2 → MPLLVEGRRVRLPQSAGDLVRAHPCLEERARLLRGQSVQQVGPQGLLYVQQRELAVTSPQDGSISILGSDDATTCHIVVLRHTGNGATCLTHCDGTDTRAEVPLIMSSIRSFSEHAQCGRLEVHLVGGFSDDRQLSQKLTHQLLSEFDRQEEDIHLVTLCVTELNDREENENHFPIIYGIAVNIKTAEIYRASFPDRGPEEELRAARALTGGPMISIYDAKTEQLRIGPYSWMPFPHVDFWLQQDDKQILERTVPWKPGPALQKERRWLMGKDLFSRKLNPGSPKTATCWPDRDRGGCTERASDFTSAEA, encoded by the exons ATGCCGCTGCTCGTCGAGGGGCGGCGAGTGCGGCTGCCGCAGTCCGCCGGGGACCTCGTGCGAGCCCATCCATGTCTGGAG GAAAGAGCCAGACTTCTCAGAGGTCAGTCTGTTCAACAAGTGGGACCCCAGGGCCTTCTGTATGTTCAGCAAAGAGAGCTGGCAGTGACCTCCCCACAGGATG GCTCCATCTCCATTCTGGGTTCTGATGATGCCACCACTTGTCACATTGTGGTCCTGAGGCACACAG GTAACGGGGCCACCTGCTTGACCCACTGCGATGGAACCGACACCAGAGCGGAGGTCCCCTTGATCATGAGCTCCATCAGATCCTTTTCTGAGCACGCTCAGTGTGGAAG GCTGGAGGTGCACCTCGTGGGCGGCTTCAGTGACGACAGGCAGTTGTCACAGAAGCTTACTCATCAGCTTCTTA GTGAATTTGACAGACAAGAGGAGGACATTCACTTAGTGACATTATGTGTGACAG aattaaatgaccgggaagaaaatgaaaaccacttTCCAATAATTTATGGCATCG CTGTCAACATTAAGACTGCAGAGATTTACAGAGCATCCTTCCCAGATCGGGGTCCAGAGGAGGAGCTTCGTGCTGCCCGAGCTTTAACAGGAGGACCA ATGATTAGTATTTACGACGCGAAGACAGAACAACTGCGCATAGGACCGTACTCCTGGATGCCGTTTCCACATGTGGATTTCTGGCTGCAGCAGGATGATAAGCAAATACTAGAG CGCACTGTTCCCTGGAAACCAGGCCCTGCTCTACAGAAAGAACGAAGGTGGCTTATGGGAAAAGATCTCTTCTCCAGGAAGCTGAACCCAGGATCACCAAAGACGGCAACTTGTTGGCCTGACCGAGACCGTGGGGGTTGCACGGAACGCGCGTCAGACTTTACATCCGCTGAGGCCTAG
- the NTAN1 gene encoding protein N-terminal asparagine amidohydrolase isoform X5 yields MSGGSISILGSDDATTCHIVVLRHTGNGATCLTHCDGTDTRAEVPLIMSSIRSFSEHAQCGRLEVHLVGGFSDDRQLSQKLTHQLLSEFDRQEEDIHLVTLCVTELNDREENENHFPIIYGIAVNIKTAEIYRASFPDRGPEEELRAARALTGGPMISIYDAKTEQLRIGPYSWMPFPHVDFWLQQDDKQILENLSTSPLAEPPHFVEHIRSTLMFLKKHPSPTSALFPGNQALLYRKNEGGLWEKISSPGS; encoded by the exons ATGTCTGGAG GCTCCATCTCCATTCTGGGTTCTGATGATGCCACCACTTGTCACATTGTGGTCCTGAGGCACACAG GTAACGGGGCCACCTGCTTGACCCACTGCGATGGAACCGACACCAGAGCGGAGGTCCCCTTGATCATGAGCTCCATCAGATCCTTTTCTGAGCACGCTCAGTGTGGAAG GCTGGAGGTGCACCTCGTGGGCGGCTTCAGTGACGACAGGCAGTTGTCACAGAAGCTTACTCATCAGCTTCTTA GTGAATTTGACAGACAAGAGGAGGACATTCACTTAGTGACATTATGTGTGACAG aattaaatgaccgggaagaaaatgaaaaccacttTCCAATAATTTATGGCATCG CTGTCAACATTAAGACTGCAGAGATTTACAGAGCATCCTTCCCAGATCGGGGTCCAGAGGAGGAGCTTCGTGCTGCCCGAGCTTTAACAGGAGGACCA ATGATTAGTATTTACGACGCGAAGACAGAACAACTGCGCATAGGACCGTACTCCTGGATGCCGTTTCCACATGTGGATTTCTGGCTGCAGCAGGATGATAAGCAAATACTAGAG AACCTTTCCACTTCGCCTCTGGCCGAGCCACCCCACTTTGTGGAACATATTAGGTCTAccttgatgtttttaaaaaaacacccgTCTCCCACCAGCGCACTGTTCCCTGGAAACCAGGCCCTGCTCTACAGAAAGAACGAAGGTGGCTTATGGGAAAAGATCTCTTCTCCAGGAAGCTGA
- the NTAN1 gene encoding protein N-terminal asparagine amidohydrolase isoform X3, with amino-acid sequence MPLLVEGRRVRLPQSAGDLVRAHPCLEERARLLRGQSVQQVGPQGLLYVQQRELAVTSPQDGNGATCLTHCDGTDTRAEVPLIMSSIRSFSEHAQCGRLEVHLVGGFSDDRQLSQKLTHQLLSEFDRQEEDIHLVTLCVTELNDREENENHFPIIYGIAVNIKTAEIYRASFPDRGPEEELRAARALTGGPMISIYDAKTEQLRIGPYSWMPFPHVDFWLQQDDKQILENLSTSPLAEPPHFVEHIRSTLMFLKKHPSPTSALFPGNQALLYRKNEGGLWEKISSPGS; translated from the exons ATGCCGCTGCTCGTCGAGGGGCGGCGAGTGCGGCTGCCGCAGTCCGCCGGGGACCTCGTGCGAGCCCATCCATGTCTGGAG GAAAGAGCCAGACTTCTCAGAGGTCAGTCTGTTCAACAAGTGGGACCCCAGGGCCTTCTGTATGTTCAGCAAAGAGAGCTGGCAGTGACCTCCCCACAGGATG GTAACGGGGCCACCTGCTTGACCCACTGCGATGGAACCGACACCAGAGCGGAGGTCCCCTTGATCATGAGCTCCATCAGATCCTTTTCTGAGCACGCTCAGTGTGGAAG GCTGGAGGTGCACCTCGTGGGCGGCTTCAGTGACGACAGGCAGTTGTCACAGAAGCTTACTCATCAGCTTCTTA GTGAATTTGACAGACAAGAGGAGGACATTCACTTAGTGACATTATGTGTGACAG aattaaatgaccgggaagaaaatgaaaaccacttTCCAATAATTTATGGCATCG CTGTCAACATTAAGACTGCAGAGATTTACAGAGCATCCTTCCCAGATCGGGGTCCAGAGGAGGAGCTTCGTGCTGCCCGAGCTTTAACAGGAGGACCA ATGATTAGTATTTACGACGCGAAGACAGAACAACTGCGCATAGGACCGTACTCCTGGATGCCGTTTCCACATGTGGATTTCTGGCTGCAGCAGGATGATAAGCAAATACTAGAG AACCTTTCCACTTCGCCTCTGGCCGAGCCACCCCACTTTGTGGAACATATTAGGTCTAccttgatgtttttaaaaaaacacccgTCTCCCACCAGCGCACTGTTCCCTGGAAACCAGGCCCTGCTCTACAGAAAGAACGAAGGTGGCTTATGGGAAAAGATCTCTTCTCCAGGAAGCTGA
- the NTAN1 gene encoding protein N-terminal asparagine amidohydrolase isoform X1 — translation MPLLVEGRRVRLPQSAGDLVRAHPCLEERARLLRGQSVQQVGPQGLLYVQQRELAVTSPQDGSISILGSDDATTCHIVVLRHTGNGATCLTHCDGTDTRAEVPLIMSSIRSFSEHAQCGRLEVHLVGGFSDDRQLSQKLTHQLLSEFDRQEEDIHLVTLCVTELNDREENENHFPIIYGIAVNIKTAEIYRASFPDRGPEEELRAARALTGGPMISIYDAKTEQLRIGPYSWMPFPHVDFWLQQDDKQILENLSTSPLAEPPHFVEHIRSTLMFLKKHPSPTSALFPGNQALLYRKNEGGLWEKISSPGS, via the exons ATGCCGCTGCTCGTCGAGGGGCGGCGAGTGCGGCTGCCGCAGTCCGCCGGGGACCTCGTGCGAGCCCATCCATGTCTGGAG GAAAGAGCCAGACTTCTCAGAGGTCAGTCTGTTCAACAAGTGGGACCCCAGGGCCTTCTGTATGTTCAGCAAAGAGAGCTGGCAGTGACCTCCCCACAGGATG GCTCCATCTCCATTCTGGGTTCTGATGATGCCACCACTTGTCACATTGTGGTCCTGAGGCACACAG GTAACGGGGCCACCTGCTTGACCCACTGCGATGGAACCGACACCAGAGCGGAGGTCCCCTTGATCATGAGCTCCATCAGATCCTTTTCTGAGCACGCTCAGTGTGGAAG GCTGGAGGTGCACCTCGTGGGCGGCTTCAGTGACGACAGGCAGTTGTCACAGAAGCTTACTCATCAGCTTCTTA GTGAATTTGACAGACAAGAGGAGGACATTCACTTAGTGACATTATGTGTGACAG aattaaatgaccgggaagaaaatgaaaaccacttTCCAATAATTTATGGCATCG CTGTCAACATTAAGACTGCAGAGATTTACAGAGCATCCTTCCCAGATCGGGGTCCAGAGGAGGAGCTTCGTGCTGCCCGAGCTTTAACAGGAGGACCA ATGATTAGTATTTACGACGCGAAGACAGAACAACTGCGCATAGGACCGTACTCCTGGATGCCGTTTCCACATGTGGATTTCTGGCTGCAGCAGGATGATAAGCAAATACTAGAG AACCTTTCCACTTCGCCTCTGGCCGAGCCACCCCACTTTGTGGAACATATTAGGTCTAccttgatgtttttaaaaaaacacccgTCTCCCACCAGCGCACTGTTCCCTGGAAACCAGGCCCTGCTCTACAGAAAGAACGAAGGTGGCTTATGGGAAAAGATCTCTTCTCCAGGAAGCTGA